The following nucleotide sequence is from Synchiropus splendidus isolate RoL2022-P1 chromosome 1, RoL_Sspl_1.0, whole genome shotgun sequence.
CTTTATGAGTGTGAGGAACTTCCATCTGTAGGGAGGCTGGGGCGAGATCGATCTCCTCCTGCAAGCCAGCAAAGATGTCCTGGATCCGTGGCAGAGGATTCACACTCACTTGGAAGTCTGCACGTATTCCAGCAGCCGTACCTCTCTTCATCACTGCTCCTCTGGGTGTCGCTGCACCCAGCTCATGACAGGACACCGGGGGCCTCTGCCGCCGGTCACAGTGCATATGGAACAGAGCGGGCTGCGTGGAGTTGCATTTTCAGTCCCCTCCATCAGCACACACTTCCTCCAGGCCTTTTAGGAGCTGCCATAGTCCTTCTATCACTGGTGGTTTGGGGCCCAAGTGATTTTTCAGTGTATCCACCATGGTGTGAAACGTCCCTTCGGAGGTGCAAGCAAGTTCCTGAGGCGGCTGTATGTTTGAACCCCACGAGTCAAGTTCGACCCTTTCAATACCAGACTCCCAGTCTTCATTTGTGCGCTATTTTTCCGACCAAAGACCTGAACCGGGTCAGAGCGCGCTCGGAAGATTGACGTCAGATCCTTTTATTGTGAAGGGCTGGCGGGAAGTATCGATGTGATTGTCTGGCGTGGACAGCCGCTTCCGGTGGAAGCTGCGCGCCTCTCCCGCGACACCTGCCCTGAAGGCTCGCCGTGATGAGCGGGACCCGGGTCATCTACCACCTGGAGCACCAGGAGACGCCCTACCTGCTCCACGTGCCCGCGCAGCACGTGACTTTGGCGGACCTGAAGCAGGTTCTGAACAAACAGAACCACAAGTTCTTCTTCAAGTCCGTGGACGACGACTTTGGGTGAGTCGCGTGCACGGCTCTGCCGTTGGCCGTGGTCCCATGACCgcgggtgatgatgatgatggaagatGCGGGTGCGTGTGACCAGGGTGGTGAAGGAAGAGATCCGTGACGATGACGCCCAACTGCCGAGTGTCGACGGACGCGTCGTCTGCTGGGtagcgcgcgcacgcacgcacacgcccTCCCCCTCTCGCACGCGCCCTcaccctctccccctctctctcgcaGCTGGTGTCCTCGGAGGACGGACGGGTTCGGCCCACGCCTCACCGCACCGGTGGGATCGGTGACTCCCGACCTCCGTCTTTCCAGTAACTCCCCTGACACCCAAACACGTGGCGCCCCTCGGAAGCTCATTTCGGAATCCTGCCTCTAGTGGCCAGGCTGAGGACGTGCAGCGCGCCGCTGGCGGAGACGCGGCTCAGGGTCGCAGCgaggcgccacctgctggagagAGTCGGCCTCACCCTCTGGACAGCGAACCGTCGTCCGAGGAGGACTCggcagaaaggtcagtggcgGGCCAGAAaccccgccccctgctggccggcGCCCTCCGGCACCATCTTCCGCTCCAGAAACTCTGTTGAGGCTGCtgcgctgtgattggctgcagCCAGGCTcgcggtcacgtgacccggcTGCAGCCGCCGCCGTGTGTGTGGTGGGTGTCTGTCAATCACGCGCTGCGTCGCCAGGTTCAGTCGGAGCAGCTCCTCAGCCAAAGTGGTCAGACGGCAGCGAGGGCGCCATCGGCGAGAGAAGACGCCGCACATGGAGAaggtacacactcacacacacgcacgcacgcgcccttgtgaggacctctgcCCCAAAACACTCACCCGCACGACTTCCACTGAGGTCTGAGCCCGCTCGGGCCAAAAGGTCCTCGCAAGTGCGGCAGAACACTGGCACACAGCTCCTGTCGCCTGACTCTGCGTCTGACTCTCAGTCCGAGTCGCTCAGCAGCCTCACTGACTCCAGCATGTCTCTCACCGTCGTCACCGTAACGCTGGACATGGGTGAGTGTCAGCCGAGCGCCGGCGTGGCGCCGCCACACCCCGCCagacgtgtatgtgtgtgtgagcagagaaGCACCGCTTCCTGGGCATCAGCATCGTGGGCCAGAGCTCCGAGCGCGGCCACGGCGGGGTCTGCGTCGGCTCCATCATGAAGGGCGGCGCCGCGGCGGCGGACGCGCGCGTGGAGCCCggagacatgctgctgcaggtgcgagCCTCGGCGCGcggccggcggcggcggcggtggcggcgtcTCACGTCTACCGTCTGCTTCAGGTCAACGACGTCAGCCTGGAGAACACGAGCAACGAGGAGGCCGTGAGGATCCTGAGGGAGGCGCTGCGTCAGCCGAGGTGAGGCCTGCTGCACGCCTCCCAGCCAGGAGGTGGCGCCGCTCACGCCGCTGCCTCTCTGTGTTTCAGCCCGCTGACCTTGACGGTGGCCAAGTGCTGGGGCGCCTCCCCTGCCGGCGGCTTCTCCCTGCCCAGAAGTAACAGctcacctgtctgtcctccGCCAGGTGAGCCgctcacatgactcacctgtctgtcctccGCCAGGTGAGCCGGTCCGGCCCATCGACCCGGCCGCCTGGGTGTCCCACACCGCGGCCATGAGCGGGAGGCTCCTCCCACACTACAGtagggctgtgtgtgtgtgtgtgtgtgtgaggaccgGGTGCCAGCTCTCTGTGATGCCTCCCTCCAGGTGTTCACGAAGACGTTCGTCTGACCGTCCACTCTGACATGGAGGCGGTGGTGAGGTCCATGGCCGACCCCGAGTCCGGAGTGGACGTGCGGGACCGTCTGTGGCTGAAGATCACCATCCCCCACGCCTTCATTGGTACCTGGGAGCAGCGGCGCTGCGCAGGCTCACACTCACTCTGCTCCCTCTCAAGGTTCGGATGTGGTGGACTGGCTGCTCCGCAGCGTCGACGGCTTCGTCGACCGCCGAGACGCTCGCAAATACGCCGCCACCCTGCTGAGCTCGGGCTACATCCGCCACGCGGTCAACAAGCTGGCCTTCTCTGAGCAGTGCTACTACGTCTTTGGAAACGCCTGCACTGGTGAGAGCACGAGgccacctccactcctccacctccacctccacctccactcctccactcctccacctccactcctccactcctccacctcaacatccactcctccacctcaacatccactcctccattcctccacctccactcctccactcctccacagcTCCAGTGACGGGTGCAAAACGTTCTCGTGCTCTCCAGATGCCTCATCGACTCACCATGAGGAAGTGTCGTGTCACTCAGGAGTGCCGTCcctggcggcggcggcggcggcgtgggAGGGAGCTGCTGAGCGTGGTGACTGTGAGTCCACCGTCTGTCTCTCTGAATGAAGTCAGCTGCGTGATGGTGTCATCTCACCGCAGCAGCTCCCAGCAGTGGCTCCAGCTGCAGTAACAaccagccagcagggggcagagcgggaggaaagccaagacaggaagcagatgcTGCTAACGGCGAGGACGCCACGCCCCCCCCCACCTTCTCCTCCGTCCCTCAGCAGCCCTTCCGGCTCGCTGTCGGCAAGTCCGGGGACTGCTCTGTTGATGTCATGTGACCCGTGTGAGGAAGCACGCCGACCGAGCGATGGTCATCgtcaagtgtgtttgtttccaatgtgtttgtgtcacgTGATGATTAAAGGCGAAACTGAGTCCCTGCCCTCTGATTCACCTGAAGCCGACGTCACTGGCGAGGTCGGTGCAGCAGAGGGCGCCCTGCCGCCGTCAGCTGACCGCCGCCATCTTGACGGTGACCGGACGACGCGGCTCTGCTGCGGTCAGACGTGACACGGATCTGTCTCTCGAGCCAGCTTTCACATCGGCGGAGACGGACGTCGCGTGTCGTGGCGTGACCGGTAGGAGTCGGAGCAGCGGCGGCTGAGCTCGGTTCCGCTCCCACCGCGGCACGTTAGCCGCGCTGCTAACGGCTAGCCGCGGGCTAACGCCGCTCACCTGCCGGGTCCAGCGAGCCCGCGGCTGGGGACCAGACTCGGCCTCAGCTCGGGCTCCACCCCGGACTCGCTCTGGTCCTCACACGGAGTTCGGAGCCGAGGCATGGCGGTCCAGCCAggacccaggaccaggaccaaGTCTCGCCGGGCCCGGTTCCGACCCACGGCCTGCTGCGCTGTGGTTTTTTTAGGTTTTGATTTTTGTGATTTTGGACGAGAAAATCAGAATCTAAAGAAAATACAGCGCCGCGGCGTCCGCCTGTAGATGGCGCTGCCctggagaggtgtgtgtgtgtgtgtgtgcgcgcgcgcgcgtgcgtgtgagtgagagagagagagacgcgcCGTGCTTGTTGACGTCATCACCTCAATAAAGTTGAAGCGACTTTGGTCGACAATGAAACCCAGACACGCGCTTTTGTCCAGCCGCGCGTCCCCCGGGcctcctccactctcctccCGCGCTTCTCCAAATATTTGCGACGGCCGCGTCCTGCggtctggagctgcagcaggttcGGGGGACCTGACACCATTCATCCGTTCAAACAGACCGAGAACAAACACTGGGTTTCCCACGTCGCCGCCGCTGTTTGCGCTGGTCGCCATGGCGACGGCTTCGCGAGTCCTGCCGCAGGGTCTCAGCGGTGGCcgctctgcagtggtcagtagctgcGCTCCGGTGGCGTCTGCGGGCTCCGGACTCGGTGACGCGGATCTGCTGACTCGGCAGCCTGGTGTCGCGGCGGCGGTCCGGACAGAGGTCCACGTCTGGAGCGCTTCGCTCCGGGCCGAGCGCCGAAGGGTTAAAGCCGCATTCTTCATGAGAGTTTGAGTGACGGCTCACACCTGACCCCGCCCCCTGCGCTGCGGCCGCCCGGAGAACTTCCTGCGTCTCTCCAGACCGGAGCCAAGTTTTCCTGACGAGGACGCGCTTGTGAGGAGTCCGGCATGAAGATGACGGTGGCGACGCTGATGATGGTGACGCTGATGATGGAGGTGGACGGAGCCGCCGTCGCCTCTCAGGTCGGTCACAACTTCTCTTTCAAAGCGCCAAAGTTTGGGCCGTTTGCGAGGAACGGAGCTGCCAGGCGGCACGTGCgcaagtttggagacaaagttggagAGGCCGGACTCGTGCGGTGGAGAGGCGGGTCCGGGCcagcggtggaggaggagaggagcacgAAGAGCGAGGATGCTCAGGCCAAGTGCCGAGCGTCACGTGACGCTGCGCTTCTCGCCGCGCTGAGTGCAGAAACGCACGTCGCGCCGCGGTCCCGCAGCCCTCGCGACACAGCCCCCGGAGACACTGGCGCTAAGAGCATCTTTTGTTCCAGGTGTTCGGAGTGGAGAGGACTGCGCCACCTAGTGCTGGATTGAGTCCTGAACTCGCCAGGAAGAGACGCTACACCGTCAACCCTCTGGGCCACAAGTGGACGCGCAACAATCTCACCTACAGGTGGCCACACACGCCTCTGTGTCTctggccttgtggggacctctcactgcccctttccccagcctctcaccatccAAGCAAGCTGGAACCCACTTG
It contains:
- the LOC128767971 gene encoding segment polarity protein dishevelled homolog DVL-3-like isoform X2, which encodes MSGTRVIYHLEHQETPYLLHVPAQHVTLADLKQVLNKQNHKFFFKSVDDDFGVVKEEIRDDDAQLPSVDGRVVCWLVSSEDGRVRPTPHRTGGIGDSRPPSFHGQAEDVQRAAGGDAAQGRSEAPPAGESRPHPLDSEPSSEEDSAERFSRSSSSAKVVRRQRGRHRREKTPHMEKSESLSSLTDSSMSLTVVTVTLDMEKHRFLGISIVGQSSERGHGGVCVGSIMKGGAAAADARVEPGDMLLQVNDVSLENTSNEEAVRILREALRQPSPLTLTVAKCWGASPAGGFSLPRSEPVRPIDPAAWVSHTAAMSGRLLPHYSVHEDVRLTVHSDMEAVVRSMADPESGVDVRDRLWLKITIPHAFIGSDVVDWLLRSVDGFVDRRDARKYAATLLSSGYIRHAVNKLAFSEQCYYVFGNACTDASSTHHEEVSCHSGVPSLAAAAAAWEGAAERGDSAPSSGSSCSNNQPAGGRAGGKPRQEADAANGEDATPPPTFSSVPQQPFRLAVGKSGDCSVDVM
- the LOC128767971 gene encoding segment polarity protein dishevelled homolog DVL-3-like isoform X1, with protein sequence MSGTRVIYHLEHQETPYLLHVPAQHVTLADLKQVLNKQNHKFFFKSVDDDFGWCPRRTDGFGPRLTAPVGSVTPDLRLSMARLRTCSAPLAETRLRVAARRHLLERVGLTLWTANRRPRRTRQKGSVGAAPQPKWSDGSEGAIGERRRRTWRRYTLTHTHARALVRTSAPKHSPARLPLRSEPARAKRSSQVRQNTGTQLLSPDSASDSQSESLSSLTDSSMSLTVVTVTLDMEKHRFLGISIVGQSSERGHGGVCVGSIMKGGAAAADARVEPGDMLLQVNDVSLENTSNEEAVRILREALRQPSPLTLTVAKCWGASPAGGFSLPRSEPVRPIDPAAWVSHTAAMSGRLLPHYSVHEDVRLTVHSDMEAVVRSMADPESGVDVRDRLWLKITIPHAFIGSDVVDWLLRSVDGFVDRRDARKYAATLLSSGYIRHAVNKLAFSEQCYYVFGNACTDASSTHHEEVSCHSGVPSLAAAAAAWEGAAERGDSAPSSGSSCSNNQPAGGRAGGKPRQEADAANGEDATPPPTFSSVPQQPFRLAVGKSGDCSVDVM